A DNA window from Loxodonta africana isolate mLoxAfr1 chromosome 7, mLoxAfr1.hap2, whole genome shotgun sequence contains the following coding sequences:
- the LOC135231709 gene encoding olfactory receptor 56A4-like, translating into MNGFVTIKHLEYCQALNCYFSMFFRNKLFPHGYSSCLDGFISVLSSKVSEVAALKRLIRIQHMASPSNFSTVPVSEFILICFPNFQSWQHWLSLPLSFLFLLAMGANATLLITIQLEASLHEPMYYLLSFLSLLDIVLCLTVIPKVLAIFWFDLRSISFSACFLQMFIMNSFLTMESCTFMVMAYDRYIAICHPLQYPSIITDQFVARAAIFVVARNGLLTMPIPILSSQLRYCSRNIIKNCICTNMSVSKLSCDDITFNQLYQFVIGWTLLGSDLILIVLSYSFILKAVLRIKAEGAAAKALGTCGSHFILILFFSTVLLVLVITNLARKRIPPDVPILLNILHHLIPPALNPIVYGMRTKEIKQGIQKLLRRLLEMK; encoded by the coding sequence ATGAATGGGTTTGTAActataaaacacttagaataCTGCCAGGCACTCAACTGttatttttcaatgttttttaGAAATAAGTTATTTCCCCATGGGTATTCATCTTGTCTGGATGggtttatttctgttttatcttCCAAGGTTTCAGAAGTGGCTGCTCTGAAACGTCTGATCAGGATTCAGCACATGGCATCACCTAGCAACTTCTCCACGGTTCCAGTCTCTGAATTTATCCTCATCTGCTTCCCTAACTTCCAGAGTTGGCAGCACTGGCTATCTCTGCCCCTCAGCTTCCTCTTCCTTCTGGCCATGGGGGCCAATGCCACACTCCTGATCACCATCCAGCTCGAGGCCTCCCTGCATGAGCCCATGTACTACCTGCTCAGCTTCCTCTCCCTGCTAGACATTGTGCTCTGCCTCACTGTCATCCCCAAGGTCCTGGCCATCTTCTGGTTTGACCTCAGGTCTATCAGCTTCTCTGCCTGTTTCCTCCAGATGTTTATCATGAACAGTTTCTTGACCATGGAGTCCTGCACATTCAtggtcatggcctatgaccgctacaTAGCCATCTGCCATCCGCTGCAGTACCCATCCATTATCACTGATCAATTTGTGGCTAGGGCTGCCATCTTTGTTGTGGCCCGGAATGGTCTTCTTACTATGCCTATTCCCATACTTTCTTCCCAACTCAGATACTGTTCAAGAAACATCATCAAGAACTGCATCTGTACTAACATGTCTGTGTCCAAACTCTCTTGTGATGACATCACCTTCAATCAACTTTACCAGTTTGTGATAGGTTGGACCCTGCTGGGCTCTGACCTCATCCTTATTGTTCTCTCTTACTCTTTTATCTTGAAAGCTGTGCTTAGAATCAAGGCTGAGGGAGCTGCGGCTAAAGCTCTAGGCACCTGTGGTTCCCACTTCATCCTCATCCTCTTCTTCAGCACAGTCCTGCTGGTTCTGGTCATCACTAACCTTGCTAGAAAGAGAATTCCTCCAGATGTGCCCATCCTGCTCAACATCCTG